The DNA sequence cactcactcactcactcactcactcactcacacacacacacacacacacacacacacacacacacacactagaaaacACTAGAATTAAACAATAGCATCTGCTTTCAATCTTGTTTATTTTAGATAATTAATTAAGTCATATGATTCAAATAATTTGAGAACTACACAACTACAGCAATGATCTTTTTTAAAAGTAACAACTCAACAATGATTTTAATTCATTAAGATTACATTATATATGTCAGACTTGACTTCCTTCATCTGGTCTTTTCCAGACTTTTCTCCTATGACTTGATGTCTTCCTCTCAGCAGCCGTAGAGTCTGTTGATCCTCAGGATGTCCGTGGTGGACAACCCCTGTCTCTGGCCGATGGGCACGTTGGGGTTGGGGATGGGGGTGATGGTGTCCATCCCGTTGACAGAGAAGGCTGTTTTTCCATAGTGCATGACAGAGCTGTAGTCATAGGGAGTGTTCAGGTTGTTGGTGTTTGATCTATCAAAGTTGTAGGCATTGTTAGAGTCGATGTTACTCCAGTTGATCGTGACGTACTGGTCACGGTCGCTCCTGGTTTGTTCGTGCTGGAAGCCCAGAGCGTGGAGAGTCTCGTGCTGAATGATGCCGAAGTAAACACACCCGTTCATTtggagagagactgtctgttGGCCTCCCACTCTCCCAAGAGAGGACCAGCACCCGTCTCTGGGCTCGTAGCTGATGAAGTCAACCTGATTCTGCCGAGGCACGAAGCGAATGCAGGTCTTGGAAGGGAAGGCCCGGAGGGCGTTTTCAATGCCCTGCTTGTCAGAGGAACTGAAGCTACTGCTCACTGTGTAGGGCACTTCAACCAGTCCGTTGGAGCCTTTTTTCCAGAAGCACCCTGCACTGTAAAATGACACTCAGCTGGTTAGTCCATTATATTtgaaaatacaattattttgacctaaaaaatatatttgttatcTTTACTTCAATTTAATTAGTCCTTTACTCTACTTCACTCGTTTAACCAACCTAAaatgtaaatatgtaaatatatcaaCATAAGATGCACGTAAAAACAACTCCAAGGGAAATGTTCCCTCAACTTACAAACTTTAAGTTCTAGCAACAACTTTGACACCTGGCTCTGTTTTTAGAGGATTGTGGGTAATGCCACATTCTTTTGACTTTATAATGCTACTTCCTACACAATGTTTGTATGCAGGTTTGAACGAAGCGAAGTATATTTTGTGATCATGCAACTTTCTGAAACACTAAACGTGATGTATATTCAACATAAAAATGCCTCATGTTGGACATACTAAATAAGCTGATGCAGATAGTTTTAAAAGTAGAATTCGCACAATAttgttttcagtgtgtgttggttgTACCTATAGCAAATCATGGCGTTTCTGGTTGTTGGTGCCACCATGTCCCCCTCCAACAGGAACTGACTGGAGCCGTTATTAGTGGTCAGAATTCTCTCAGTGATGTCTACAGCCTCAGGGTCGTCTGTTAGGATCTCTGGTCCACTTCCATCCTCCATGAGAGGGTTGGCCTGAGAGaggcccagcagcagcagcagcagcaaggtGAGAGAGGGGCTTTGCTCCATCTTCAgttgtgtggagaggagagactcTGGATGGCTCCTTGGATCTGACAGTGGAGATACTCTAGATGGCTTCTTGGTCCTGGAGATGCTTTGGAGAGTCTTGATGTGTGATTCTGTCTGGTCAGTCCTGGGCTTTTTATACAGTCCTCCTCAGGTGTGTCTGCTGGAGGATTCTGGGTTGGGGTCCATGTTGTTAGTCCTAAATAAACCTCTgaagggagggctccaccaccacacctacaGTTTCAACATGGTTTTAATCCATACAGGTCCATTTACACCTGGCCATGCCTACTCAACAAATAGGTCACACACTAATGTAATGACAGTTGACTCTACTACAATGATGTGCTGAGGAACGTGTCAGATTGAGCAGGCCACTGGTTAAATATTGTCACATTTGCCATGTCCTGTTTGACAAATGCTATAGAACAGGGAAACAAGTTGTTCAGACAAACTCATCGTTTTAATATTTGTCTGGGAATATGAATCAAATGTATTGGAAGAATTATGTTTGTTATAGATTGTGGTAGTGTaaggctccgggtgtcgtgggtgtggagtcaaatgcaggagacagagagttcaatgctgtgTGTCTTTTAatagcaccaacgcaccacagggtgctcacaaaagttacgttcccaaacacagggaatcaaaatgtacaatggaaaaaatcacgaccaggcactaacacgtacctctacaacagagccgaaggttacactgaaataatcccgcacaacaaccaggcgggccggctgtctaataaagacaaactaattaaacataaacaggtgctaccactcaacatacaaggagggggaggaaagacaatcagtggcagctaataggccggtgacgacgaccgccgagcgccacccgcccgggaaggggaaacaccctcggtcggactcgtgacagtacccccccccccccccctcccgacgcgcggctcccgcagcgcgccgacaccggcctcgaggtcgccccggaggacgaggtgcagggcgatccggatggaggcgatggaaatccctcaacatggatggatccaagatgtcccccaccggtacccagcacctctcctccggaccgtacccctcccagtccacgaggtactgcaggcccctcacccggcgtcttgagtccagaatggcccggatcgtgtacgccggggacccctcgatgtccagaggggggggggagggacctccggcacctcactgtcctgcaggggaccagctaccaccgggctgaggagagacacatgaaacgaggggttaatacgataataggaagggagttgtaatcgataacacacctcgtttatcctcctcaggactttaaagggccctacacactgcggacccagcttccggcagggcaagcggagaggtaggtttcgggtcgagagccagaccctgtcccccggtacaaacacaggggcctcactgcggtggcggtcagcactcctcttctgccgtccactcgcttgtcgtagagattcctggacgcccctccaggtctccttggagtgctgcacccattcctccaccgcaggagcctcggtctggctcggatgccatggtgccaggatcggctggtaccccaacacacactgaaaaggggacacgttagtagaggagtggcgtagggagttctgagccatttcagcccaggaaatgtatcgtgcccactcccctggccgatcctggcaatacgaccgcagaaacctacccacctcctggttcactctctccacctgcccattactctcggggtgataaccggaggtcaggctgacagagacccccaagCGTTCCATGAACGCTCTTCATACCCgagacgtgaattgggggccccgatcagaaacgatgtcctccggcaccccgtagtgccgaaagacatgggtgaataacgcctccgcagtctgtagggctgtagggataccgggcaacgggaggagacggcaggacttagagaaccgatccacaatcactagaaccgtggtgttcccctgagacggcggaagatcggtcaggaaatctatggacagatgtgaccatggccgctgtggaacggggaggggttgtagcttccctctaggaaggtgcctaggagccttactctgagcgcacactgaacatgaggagacataacccttaacgtccttagccaacgtaggccaccaatacctcccctgaaggctccccactgtcctcgtcaccccaggatgacccgaggagggtaggacgtgagcccaccgaatcagtttgtcccgaacaccaagcggcacgtaccttcgccccgctggacactgaggaggcgtgggttcagcccgtaacgcccgctcgatgtccgagtactcctcccataccactggggctaccagctttgaggcgggaaggatgggagtaggttcggtggacccatcctccgggtcgtaaaggcgggacagtgcgtcagcctttactttctgggagcccggtctataagacaaagtaaaccggaaccgggtgaagaatatggcccaccttgcctgacgtgggttaagtcttctagctgcccgaatatactccagattctggtggtcgttccagatgagaaaggggtgtttagccccctcaagccagtgtctccacaccttcagagctctaaccactagcaactcccggtcccccacatcatagttacgctccgctgggctgagcttccttgagaagaaagcgcaggggcggagttttggtggcgtacccgagcgctgtgatagcacggcacccaccccagcctcggacgcgtccacctccactatgaatgctagagagtggtacggatgcgccaacacgggcacatcagtgaacagcgccttcaacttgttgaatgctccgtccgcctctgctgaccactgcaaccgcaccgggccccccttcagcagtgaggttaTGGGAGCCGCtatctggccaaaaccccggataaacctccggtagtagttggcaaaacccaaaaaacgctgcacctcctttaccgtggtcggagtcggccaattacgcacggccctaatgcggtccccctccatcactaccccgaggtggaaatgcgatatcccagaaaagagacggctcgtttagagaacacgcatttctccgccttgacgtataggtcatgctccagcagtctaccaagcaccttgcgcaccagagacacatgcgcggtgtgagtggccgagtagatcagaatgtcatcgatataaacaaacactccctgcccgcacaggtccctgagaatctcctACCACCACACCTACAGTTTCAACATGGTTTTAATCCATACAGGTCCATTTACACCTGGTCATGCCTACTCAACAAATAGGTCACCATCCAAAGtggaattaataacttcaccatgagcggtttccttcctctctggcaactcaGTTAGGAGGGACGactatatctttgtagtgacttggtgtactgatacaccatccaaagtgtaattaataacttcaccatgatcaaagggaaattcaatgtctgcttttttgtattgtttacccatctaccaatagatcaaatcaaatgttattggtcacaaacacgcgtttagcagatgtcattgtgggtttagcgaaatgcttgttcttctaccTCTGACGAGTGCATTAATATCTAACAAGAtatctaacaattacacaacatatTCACCAATACACAcgtctagtaaaggaatggaatcaagaatataaaaatatatggacgagcaatgtcagattGGTATAGAATAAGATACAGCAGGATAgtgtaggatacagtatatacataggaGATGGGTAATGCAAGATATTTTGAcgttattaaagtgactcgtgatccatttattaaagtggccagggatttcaagtctatgtatatagggcagcagcctctaatgtgctagtgatggctatttaacagtctgatggccttgagatagaagctgtttttcagtctctctgtcccagctttgatgtacctgtactgacctcaccttctggatgatagaggaGTAAATtggcagtgactcgggtggttgttgtcctggagggcaggtaatttCTCCCCGTGATGCTTAAGGCAGACCGCGTaaccctctggagagtcctgcaggtgcaggtggtgcagttgccgtaccaggcggggatacagcccgacagaatgctctcgattgtgcatctgtaaaagtttgtgagggttttaggtgacaagtcaaatttctttagcctcctgaggttgaagagttgaTGTTACACCTTCCTTACCACGCCATCTGTGTGAGTGACCCATCTCAGttagtcagtgatgtgtatgccgaggaacttgaagctttccaccttgtccactgcggtcccgtcgatgtgaatagggtgctgctctctctgctctttcctgaagtccacaacattttcctttgttttgttgactttgaataagaggttattttcctggcaccacactcccagagccctctcctcctccctgcaggctgtctcatcattgttggtaatcaagcctactactgttgtgtcatctgcgaacttgatgattgagttggaggtcaTGGGTGagcatggagtacaggaggggactgagcacgcacccttgtggggccccagtgttgatgatcagcgaagtgaaggtgttgtttcctaccttcatcacctgggggaggcccgtcaggaattccaggacccaattgcacaggactggggttcagtcccagggcctcaagcttaatgatcaacttggagggtactatggtgttgaatgctgagctatagtcaatgaccagcattcttacatatgtattcctcttgtctatatgggttagggcagtgtgcagtgtgatggtggttgcatcgtctgtggatctattggggcggtaagcaaattgaagtgggtctagggtgacaggcaGGGTAGAGGTGatttgatccttgactagtctcccaaagcacttcgtgatgacagaagtgagtgttacggggcgatagtcatttagttctgttacctttgctttcttgggtacaggaacaatggtggccatcttgaagcatgtggggacagcagactgggatagggagagatttaatatgtccataaacacaccagccagctggtctgcacatgctctgatgacgcggctggggatgccgtctgggtcggcagccttgcgagggttaacaggtGCATCAAGCACATTGATGGCTACAGCAACTGTTTGCCAGCAGTTATCTTGGCCAAAGGCTTCACAACCAAGTTTTAGTTCCTCATTTTGTCCTGGCCATTTGTTTGTATTTTCTAAATGAAGTTGTTTCAAAAAACTCAATTTTGTTCTGCATTGGTGAAAATCTAATAACAACGTGTGGAGACCAAAAGTTGTTTTCAATTTCAACTTATTTGAGAAGAAATAGGGAATTATTTAATAAAAGTGCAACTGTAGGTCTTAACAAATCCAGTTTCTTCTATTCCACAAGGTGATAAACTGATGTGTTTTGAATGACGCAATGAATGAGTCTTTTCCAGTAAGTAATCACAGGCCCACTATTAGGATAGCTGTGAAGCTtttgcatcggcaggacagaacggaAGCATCTCCTAAACTcaagggtgggtggggggggtgtctctttgctaacaacagctggtgcgcaatctctaatattaaggaagtctggatgagagttttcatctatatttttcatggctgtctatttaccaccaaaaGCAGATGCTGGTACTCAACGAGATATATAGGGCCAAAGGCcaagaagaaaatgctcatccagaggcagcactcctagtggccggtgattttTTTTAATACAGGAAAACCGAAATCCTTTAAACCtgatttctaccagcatgtcctAATTTCTACCAGCTTGTCACCTGTGCAACGAGAGGGGGGGGCGGACgaactctagatcacctctactcaacacacagagatgtatacaaaactctctctcgccctccatttggtaaatctgactaTAACactatcctcttgattcctgcttacaagcaagaactcaaacaggaagtaccagtgacacgctcaattcagaagtggtccgatgaagcggtTGCTAAGCGACAGGAC is a window from the Oncorhynchus clarkii lewisi isolate Uvic-CL-2024 unplaced genomic scaffold, UVic_Ocla_1.0 unplaced_contig_4810_pilon_pilon, whole genome shotgun sequence genome containing:
- the LOC139403928 gene encoding hatching enzyme 1.2-like, whose protein sequence is MEQSPSLTLLLLLLLGLSQANPLMEDGSGPEILTDDPEAVDITERILTTNNGSSQFLLEGDMVAPTTRNAMICYSAGCFWKKGSNGLVEVPYTVSSSFSSSDKQGIENALRAFPSKTCIRFVPRQNQVDFISYEPRDGCWSSLGRVGGQQTVSLQMNGCVYFGIIQHETLHALGFQHEQTRSDRDQYVTINWSNIDSNNAYNFDRSNTNNLNTPYDYSSVMHYGKTAFSVNGMDTITPIPNPNVPIGQRQGLSTTDILRINRLYGC